The region ACAGACTATCCTCGAGCAGGTTCCCGAAGCGGCGAGCAAGGTCTCTGCGGGGCTCGCCAGTCTGCGGCGTGGTCAGCCCGGTAATATACAGAAAATGCAAACCGCCGCGCGCGAGATCGAAAAGGCGGCCAGCCAGGCGGCCGACAGTCCATCGACTTCCAGGCAGCCCGCCATGCACGTCGTCATCGACCAACCCCCATTCAAGCTCGGAAGCTTCCTATTGGTGGGCTCCATGGGGGCTTTGGGATTCATGGCCGAAGCGGCCATGGTGCTTTTCCTCGTGTTTTTTCTCTTGCTGGCGGGCGACACCTTCAAGCGGAAGCTGGTGCGACTCACGGGGCCTCTGCTGTCGAACAAGAAGATTACGGTGCGTATCCTGGATGACATCAACGACACCATCCAGAAATATATGTTCATGCTGTTGATGACCAACGTCCTGGTTGGGCTGCTCACTTGGATCGCGCTGCGCTGGATCGGCTTGGAAAACGCGGGAGCATGGGCAGTCGCAGCGGGGTTGCTTCATGTCATCCCTTACTTGGGTCCGTCCGTCACCGCGGCCGCCACGGGATTGGTGGCCTTCATGCAGTTCGACTCGTTTTCGGTGGCTCTGCTGGTCGCCGGGACGTCGTTGGCGATCGCCACGGTCGTCGGCACTTTTATCACCACATGGATGACCGGTAGAATCGCCAAGATGAACGCAGCGGCCGTGTTTATCTCGCTGCTGTTCTGGGCATGGCTCTGGGGAGTCTGGGGCATGCTGCTCAGCATTCCGATCATCGTCATGGTGAAAGTCGTAGCGCAGCACGTGGAGCAACTGCAGCCGGTGGCGGAATTGCTCGGCGAGTAAGGGTTTTATTCCTTGGATACGTCGGGCGCTCCGAAGGCGACCTGCGGGTAGTACGTCCGCAGCGCGTCCATGATCTTGATGACGGAAGCGTTCGATCCCGATTCACGGTTGACATCACGGAACCGGTACCGGGCGCCCTTCACGATCTGGAGGTTGATCTGGTAGCAGAAATTATCAGGCGTCCGCGCCTGGCACGTGAACCACACTTTCTCGAGGCCGTTGATTTGGAAGTCGAAGTTCTTCTTGGGGTCGTCTCCATCCACCCACGCGAGCGAGTCTGCCCGCATGACCAGCCGG is a window of Candidatus Polarisedimenticolia bacterium DNA encoding:
- a CDS encoding AI-2E family transporter, translating into MTIQEKPAPEAARSTVRMSVDARGLALGILATVAVVFVLQWAQSFVISVLVGIFFAYTLNPLVVWLERIKIPRVLGAGIVLAAVVSALVLGTYSLRGQIQTILEQVPEAASKVSAGLASLRRGQPGNIQKMQTAAREIEKAASQAADSPSTSRQPAMHVVIDQPPFKLGSFLLVGSMGALGFMAEAAMVLFLVFFLLLAGDTFKRKLVRLTGPLLSNKKITVRILDDINDTIQKYMFMLLMTNVLVGLLTWIALRWIGLENAGAWAVAAGLLHVIPYLGPSVTAAATGLVAFMQFDSFSVALLVAGTSLAIATVVGTFITTWMTGRIAKMNAAAVFISLLFWAWLWGVWGMLLSIPIIVMVKVVAQHVEQLQPVAELLGE